Sequence from the Paenibacillus tundrae genome:
CGTAATATGTTCTGGGGACATTGCGAGGTCATTGTTATTAGTGAACATGCCGGCAAACAGGGCTTACGCCAATACATCGATTTTCTACTTCGATATCCTCAATTCCGCGAACATGCCTATGTCTTTTCCACTAGCGATTCTGCTAAGGATATTCTAGCTTTGCTTGATCCCCTCGAGAGAAGCTCGGCAGAATCCTTGCGTGAAATGGCCAATATGAAGCTGGGTACACGGGTGACGGTACTTGAACTCGCCCAGTCCATTGAAGGCCCAAGCCGTTCTGCTACACTGTCGCGAATGTTAATGTTACCACCAGATCCGGGGAAAGATCGATATGATTCTACTCCGTATATCAAAGGGTTAAGCCTATATAAAAATGATCATTATATTAAAACCGTCACGGAACCGATGAGTGTGGGCGTTCTGTTACTTGCTAACGAGCTGGAGAATATTATTATGCCAGTCCAGCTAAAGAATATGGAGGGTTCCTTCTCCATCATGCCGATTGAAATGCATACAGCCTTAACCCCTCAAATTATCAATAATGAATGGCGTATGCAGGTTCAAGTGAAGTCCAAAGGAGAAGTCGTACTTAATACTACCGATGCGAATTTAACTGATCCGACGATGTTAAAAGAACTGGATCGAGCTTGGTCAGAGCATTTGAAAGAGCTTGCGGAGAAAGCTTTAGTCATGGCACAGAAACAGCTAAAGACGGATTTTTTTCAGTTTGCTACTGAATTCCGCAGACATTATCCCAAGCAATGGAACGCGCAGCAAAAGAACTGGGACGAGCTTTTTTCTACCATGGATGTACAGGTGAAGGTGGAGGCACTCGTGACGCGTACAGGAAAGTCCGTAGGTCCTCAAGGTATACCGGAGCAGGGCACAGACTAGCCGTGGATGAACTGTTTATACTGATAAGAAGTGTAGGGAGGAATAGAGCGCATGAAGTTCATATCTGTCGTAGGAATCTGTCTACTGACAGCAGCTATGGTGTATGGGGAGTGGCGCAGTAGCGCACAGAAAAAAGCAAGAATCGTCGCAGGAGGCATTACACTACTGTCAGCGATGCTTGCTCTAACTTTGTTGTTTCTGCCCAGTCTGCCTGGCCCGACGCAGTGGATCAAACTTTTGTTCGGGAAGGTAGACAAGTTCATGAAATGAACTTCGCAGCGAGGACTAAATCCTCATCATGATCGCTTCTCGGGTACTTTTGGGAAGTTTACCGAAGACCAGATCATAAGAATGATCAATCATAGGAAATACATCGGACTCATCCATAGATTCATTGATCAGAACGGTGTTCCAGTGTTTTTTGTTCATATGATATCCTGGCTGTATATTCTCATGCTGTTCTCTCAAATTTTCCGCAATAACCGGATCACATTTAAGGTTTATCGTATGTCTGCTTTCAAAAATGAGTGCAAACATTTTCCCAGCAACCTTGATTACTAGGATGTCTGGTCCAAAAGGAAAGTCTTTTTCTGCACCTTTTTTCGTAAGGCAGTATTTAATGATATTGTTCATGCAAAAGTAGATCTCCTTTATAGGCATCATATATTAGGTTCAAGCTAAAACTCATTAACCATAGTATAACAGATGCTCATCTACTATGAATTAATGGGTGGAAAGACTGGGATAAAAGTGCTAAGTAGGCTGGTTAAAGACGAAAATAATTAAATGGGCAAGAAGAAGGGGCAGTAGTGATACTGCTTCATTTTTGTGCGTGGATACGAATACATCATATGTACATAAAGTCTTATTTTTATCCTTTTTAATGAAAATTAACAAAATCCATTAAATATTTTACTTATAAAGTCGATAAATAGAAAATTAATACAACTAAGAAAATAGGTGGTGAGTGAGGAATATGTCTCTAGTAACAGTTAGTTATGAACAATTGCAGATTCAGCCGTTTGATATCCGAATCCATGAAGTAACTTTACTCATGAAAGTTCATGATCATGGCAAGCTTACTTTCACTGGAGTGATTCCGGAAGAGAAGGAAGAACAGTACGTACGAATGGCGGACGAGAGTACGCCAGTTGAATTGTTCTATACGGACGAGCAGGGTCAAAAGCAACGTTTATTTCACGGAATTATTTTGAAGCTACATGTGAAGGTGGAGAACAAGGTGTACTGGCTTGAAGCGGAAGCTGTGTCCCATTCGCATGCTATGGATCTTCGGCGCAAAACACGTTCCTATCAAAATATAAGTATGTTGATTCCTGACGTTATGCAGAAGATTAGTGGGTCCTATCCGGATGGACAAGTCTTCAACACCTTCATTGAGAAAAAAAAGCTGGGTGCGTATACACTGCAATATCAAGAAACGGATTGGGAATTCCTGAAGAGACTTGCGTCACATTATCATACGGTTCTTGTTCCCGTATCTACGGAGGAACGCATTCGTATCTATCTTGGGCTGCCTGAACAACGGGATGCCGGCAAGCTGGAAGCGACACACTACCGAATGTATAAAGATATGCTCGCTTATCAGAAAGAAGCTAAGTTAGGGACGAGTGATATCAACGAAAAGGATTATATCCGTTATGAAGTACAGGTACGTGATCGGGTGCTCCAGCTTGGGGATCAAGTGCAGTTCAAAGGACATTCACTATATGTGTTCGAAATTCGGACTGAGATGAAAAAGGGGTTGCTTTTACATCATTATGTGCTTGGCCACAAAGCATCTGCATATCGCCGCAAGCGTTACAACTCCCGTTTGGTGGGTGCGTCCATCTCCGGAAATATCATGGGTGTGGTGAGAGACGAGGTTCAGGTTCATCTTGATAGCGATCAGGAGTGGAGCCTGGCGACAGCCTATCTGTTCCCATACTCCACGATGTATGCATCGGATGATCAGACTGGCTGGTATTGCATGCCTGAGAAAGGTGATAGTATCCGGCTCTATTTTCCCAATGCGAGAGAAAACGAAGGCATTGCATTAAGCTCTGTTCGTCAAAAACTACCTGCGGAGAAAGATATGGCAAGTGCGGTGTCCTCAGGATCGGGGGCATCCTCGCATACAGGTGGGAGCGGAAGTGGAAATAGCAGTGGGGCAGGTGGTGGAACGACAACGATTGTACAGCAGCAACAGCTGCAGCCAGTTGTGAATTTTGATAAGGATCTGAAAGAAGATCTGATGGCGAATCCCAATACGAAGTTCCTTCTAACACCGACGGGTCAGAAGATTACTTTTGAAGAGGATCGCATCACGATTACCGGCTCGACCGGAGGGGCAACGCTGACCTTGACCAGTGCTGGAACGATTATTCTTAATTGCGAGAACAAAATCACGCTACAGGCCAGTAAACAAGTGGAATTAGTAGCAGAGACGGTGACCCTTCAGGCGAATCAGATTGATATGTCTACCAAAGACGGTAATGGCGGTTTAACCATTGATCAAGGACAGGTCGTGATCAAAGGAATCGAAATATTAATGAATCAGTAAAAATGCGGAGGATGGACCCATGCATCAGATGGAACTATGGCAGCAGTTTCTGGAACAAGAGGCATTGCCGCTGCGAAACGCCAAAGTACATAAGCTTCATGAATATTACAATGCGAATAAATCAGAGATCGTGAAAGGTTTCGTTCCGCTATTCGGTGCGCTATGCGAACAAATTTTGCTGCAGCAAGAGCGCGGGGAGCTTCAGTCGTGCAGCACCATACACGTATCGTTGATGCGGACAAGGCTCATTCAAGGCGATCCTGCCTACATGCTGCACGCGAGTGACAGACGTCAAGAAGGTGAAGTGCCTGTCAATGGATTTTTATATGATGCGAGCTGGATCTACAGCTTTATGGATCAATGGATTGAGGAATGCGAGGATGGTCGCAGACGGTATATGAATCGGATTGATCAGGCCGCATTAGAGGCATGGCAAGCAAATCAGCTCTATCCTTTTCACGTTTATATGGTTCTTGCTGTTCGTCATGCTATGGATACGATCCGTACAATGGATTCATTTGAAGCAATCAGAAAAGAGGTACAGTTCGAAGTTCGTGTGGGAGAGTATCAGGATCACGAAGTAACGGAATCGGTATATCGTTTCAACGGATTACAGAGAAGCTCTATTGCGTGCAAAGGTTGGCTGGAAAGCAGGCTACCGAATGAATATATCTATGAACATATCGCTGATGTTAATCTCTGTAACGGAAATTATGCAGAACTAGATTTCAATCATGCGAGATTCGAGGAAGTGGATTTGAGTGGAAGCAGCTTTGAAGGTGCAAGCTTACTAGGCACACGATTTGAACGTTGTCAATGTGCACAGTCCAACTACGGGCAAACACTACTTCTTGATACAGACTTTCGAGATTGTAACCTTACAGGTGCCAACTTCGATGGCGCATGGAGTGAACGGGATACATTCATAGAGACGCATGGACTGATCTACGGTATTCATGGACTTCGATTTCAGGGAGCGAATCTAAGCCATGCCACATTTAGGTACGCTAGGATTGCTGGTGAT
This genomic interval carries:
- a CDS encoding contractile injection system protein, VgrG/Pvc8 family → MSLVTVSYEQLQIQPFDIRIHEVTLLMKVHDHGKLTFTGVIPEEKEEQYVRMADESTPVELFYTDEQGQKQRLFHGIILKLHVKVENKVYWLEAEAVSHSHAMDLRRKTRSYQNISMLIPDVMQKISGSYPDGQVFNTFIEKKKLGAYTLQYQETDWEFLKRLASHYHTVLVPVSTEERIRIYLGLPEQRDAGKLEATHYRMYKDMLAYQKEAKLGTSDINEKDYIRYEVQVRDRVLQLGDQVQFKGHSLYVFEIRTEMKKGLLLHHYVLGHKASAYRRKRYNSRLVGASISGNIMGVVRDEVQVHLDSDQEWSLATAYLFPYSTMYASDDQTGWYCMPEKGDSIRLYFPNARENEGIALSSVRQKLPAEKDMASAVSSGSGASSHTGGSGSGNSSGAGGGTTTIVQQQQLQPVVNFDKDLKEDLMANPNTKFLLTPTGQKITFEEDRITITGSTGGATLTLTSAGTIILNCENKITLQASKQVELVAETVTLQANQIDMSTKDGNGGLTIDQGQVVIKGIEILMNQ
- a CDS encoding pentapeptide repeat-containing protein, whose translation is MHQMELWQQFLEQEALPLRNAKVHKLHEYYNANKSEIVKGFVPLFGALCEQILLQQERGELQSCSTIHVSLMRTRLIQGDPAYMLHASDRRQEGEVPVNGFLYDASWIYSFMDQWIEECEDGRRRYMNRIDQAALEAWQANQLYPFHVYMVLAVRHAMDTIRTMDSFEAIRKEVQFEVRVGEYQDHEVTESVYRFNGLQRSSIACKGWLESRLPNEYIYEHIADVNLCNGNYAELDFNHARFEEVDLSGSSFEGASLLGTRFERCQCAQSNYGQTLLLDTDFRDCNLTGANFDGAWSERDTFIETHGLIYGIHGLRFQGANLSHATFRYARIAGDFTGAELEQVNFTGADLSGSRMLVQDRFRVELTSEQRASVEWVEA
- a CDS encoding MmcQ/YjbR family DNA-binding protein, whose translation is MNNIIKYCLTKKGAEKDFPFGPDILVIKVAGKMFALIFESRHTINLKCDPVIAENLREQHENIQPGYHMNKKHWNTVLINESMDESDVFPMIDHSYDLVFGKLPKSTREAIMMRI
- a CDS encoding Ger(x)C family spore germination protein; translated protein: MRKVISIITILLSSIVLSGCWDRIEVNDLAIVLATGIDYEDERYQLTSQIFIPRKAGGGSSGGSEASPSGVTMIRTAEGRTVAEALNRLQRKVPRNMFWGHCEVIVISEHAGKQGLRQYIDFLLRYPQFREHAYVFSTSDSAKDILALLDPLERSSAESLREMANMKLGTRVTVLELAQSIEGPSRSATLSRMLMLPPDPGKDRYDSTPYIKGLSLYKNDHYIKTVTEPMSVGVLLLANELENIIMPVQLKNMEGSFSIMPIEMHTALTPQIINNEWRMQVQVKSKGEVVLNTTDANLTDPTMLKELDRAWSEHLKELAEKALVMAQKQLKTDFFQFATEFRRHYPKQWNAQQKNWDELFSTMDVQVKVEALVTRTGKSVGPQGIPEQGTD